The genomic window CCTTCCAAACAGGTTACATGCACGACACATCGGGAAGACTTGTTGCTGAGGTAGAGCCAAGCGGCCACCTTCGAAGTCATTTTGTCTATGCGACTGAGAGCCACAGCCCTGATTACATGATCAAAGGTGGCGTTAGGTATTACTTTGCCAAAGATCAACTTGGATCCATTCGTGCCGTGATAAATACTGATACAGGCACGATTTCGCAATCCCTCCACTACGATGAATTCGGACGCGTACTCGCAGACAGCAATCCGGGCTTTCAGCCGTTCGGATTTGCTGGTGGCCACTATGACTACGAAACTGGACTCGTGCGGTTTGGTGCAAGGGACTACGATTCAGAAGTGGGAAGATGGCTTAGTAAAGATCCGATTTTATTCGCTGGTGGCGATACGAATCTTTACGGGTACGTTGGCAACGAGCCGATAAACTCGATCGACCCGCGCGAACTACGGCTCACAACATCCGGATCAATGCGACAAAATGAAATCTTGTGGCGGGCAATTGGGAAGTTGCGTGAAAGCAAAAGAGGGAATCAGCTGTACGAAGCTCTAAATAACAGCGACAGGTCTTTCAATGTCCGATTTCGCAGGGCTGGTGATCGTAAGAAGCCTGGATCGTATGCCAAGTGTGGTGAGGTCGTGATTGATCCAACTGACATCGGGGATTTCTACGAGACGACTGAGGGATTCGCTCAGTACTCTCTTGAACGAATTCTAGCGCATGAGCTAGGCCATCTCGCAGGTACGCGTGACTCCGGACCGCGGCGCATGGACAATATCAATAATTGGGAAAATCCGGTCATGACACCCATTGATGGGAACGTCCGCGATGCCTATTAATAACGTCGGGGGATGCTTTGAAGGCGCAAATGTTTAAGTTCATGGTTGCACTATTTGTTTTTGGGGTGGCCGCTTGTGCGCATCACGATGGTCAAAGAATTTTTTCACGTACTTGCGAGCAGATGGGCAAATTAGAGATTCAGTTCCTTTCGCCTGACGACGGTTCGCTTGGCTCGAAAGATCAGAAGTATTTTTTAAACGACAATGAGTTCATCAAAACGGATTCCGAAACGATCCGGCGTGCATTTAAACGCGCGTGCGAAAATTCAGGCCCGGAAAAATCTACTGACATGTTGTTCTTGGGAAGAATAGTCGATAGGTCGACAAACGTTAGCCTTTGGATCACCTCAAAAGGGAAAATGAGTTTCGAAAATAAAAAAGTTAATCTTCCCGAGGCTGAAGTTGATGAACTTGTCAAAACAGTCGAAGCTGTTCTCCCGAATGATTAAGACCAGCGGAAATTGACCAATGAAATAAAGTCTTCGCGACTTGCACTTGAACGCCTGGTTGAGTCGGCAAACGAAGAAGAGCTATTAGCTCGGATATCTAAAATTTTAAGAAGGCAGTTTCCCACGGAAAATACCAACACGTCGGATATCCGCGCACACATTGTTTGTCTGGCCGAAAGACTCTCGGCCGACAAGGCTAGATCCTAGTCGCAATCGTCGAGAACTAAATCACCAGTACACGAGAGATCAGGAACTCTCGCTTGTCACAAGAGCTGATGGAAAACAAATTCGATACAATTACACCCAAGATGCGAAACGAAAACTCTTAAGCATCGAAACCGATGCGCAGACAATCAGTTTTTC from Deltaproteobacteria bacterium includes these protein-coding regions:
- a CDS encoding RHS repeat-associated core domain-containing protein, with the protein product MNSEGRRLSRFVDGAFQTGYMHDTSGRLVAEVEPSGHLRSHFVYATESHSPDYMIKGGVRYYFAKDQLGSIRAVINTDTGTISQSLHYDEFGRVLADSNPGFQPFGFAGGHYDYETGLVRFGARDYDSEVGRWLSKDPILFAGGDTNLYGYVGNEPINSIDPRELRLTTSGSMRQNEILWRAIGKLRESKRGNQLYEALNNSDRSFNVRFRRAGDRKKPGSYAKCGEVVIDPTDIGDFYETTEGFAQYSLERILAHELGHLAGTRDSGPRRMDNINNWENPVMTPIDGNVRDAY